A window from Sus scrofa isolate TJ Tabasco breed Duroc chromosome 2, Sscrofa11.1, whole genome shotgun sequence encodes these proteins:
- the LOC110255185 gene encoding proteoglycan 3-like, translated as MKGLLLLPLLLLGTVSALHLENDAPHQGRGETQADLRQDLEGSGDQERELALNDEVPESEGEARAPGSQDAFVDEEAMESDQAALDENVECPREEDSVQMQASTGGVSHFYLLVRSPRTFKEAQNVCSRCYRGNLASIHDYRINSFIQNAICLRNQAQVWIGGFLGPLTRYRRFQWSDGSHWNFQYWAPGQPRNGSGHCVSMTARGGRWRLISCLKSLPFVCSI; from the exons ATGAAAGgcctcctgctcctgccccttCTGCTGCTGGGGACAGTTTCGGCTCTTCATCTGG AGAATGATGCTCCCCATCAGGGCAGAGGAGAGACACAAGCAGACCTGAGGCAGGATCTGGAAGGCTCAGGAGACCAGGAGCGAGAGCTGGCCCTGAATGATGAAGTGCCTGAGTcagagggagaggccagggctcCCGGCTCTCAAGATGCCTTTGTGGATGAGGAGGCCATGGAGTCAGACCAAGCTGCCCTAGATGAGAACGTGGAGTGTCCCAGGGAAGAGGACAGTGTTCAAATGCAAGCGAGCACTGGGGGCGTGAGCCACTTCTACTTGTTGGTCAGGAGCCCAAGGACATTTAAGGAAGCTCAG AACGTCTGCAGCAGGTGTTACCGAGGGAACTTGGCCTCCATCCACGATTACAGGATAAACTCTTTCATCCAGAATGCGATCTGTTTGCGCAACCAAGCACAGGTCTGGATTGGAGGCTTTCTAGGGCCCTTG ACCCGGTACAGGAGATTTCAGTGGAGTGATGGGAGTCATTGGAATTTTCAATactgggccccagggcagcctAGGAATGGAAGTGGTCACTGCGTGTCCATGACTGCCAGAG GAGGTCGCTGGCGACTAATTTCATGCCTAAAGAGTCTGCCCTTCGTCTGCTCTATCTAA